Genomic segment of Gasterosteus aculeatus chromosome 4, fGasAcu3.hap1.1, whole genome shotgun sequence:
ataagtgacttgcccaactgttataatatcagaagtgaaactggaagaacagtgtgttattcaacctaattttaattttcatgtaggtgcaatcctgcaggcattaaaagaacatgccagcagctgaaaatgaaatataaaaacataattcaatcaggtaaggcttgaacatatcatggttgtagtctacctgactttacaaacatttgacatataaataactaaatagcatccagtgtctagcagtgcagcagcatttttgacatgggtctaaatgttcattctcatttgactactcagccaacagaaagaaggcagaggctCGCAAAACGGGGGGAGGAcctgcaccaccacctctgACAAATGCAGAGGAGATGGCCCTGAGCCTGAATGCTGGAAGGCCAATGGCTGAGGGAATTCCTGGAGGGACTTCATCAGAGCCAGTCACTCCAGAAGATTTAAGTGCCTTCATAAAATGTAAGAGGTCTAcctatgtgttgtgtttttatataggctatttgtgatatttccatttattttactttggggTGGGTTTTTCGTTGGTCCCAACAGATTCTGATGGTAAAATTAGTCTTTTGGAGCCTCCTGTCCCAACAGAACCACAGGCAGTTGTAAGTAGCCTACTCAATACACCAGAAATTATTACAAATAGTGTTATAAAGTGTACTCAAATGCTCATCTTCACAGGATGATGGGGATGAAGAAACAGTTTCTGCTGCCACAGAGATGCCTACAGAGGTAATGTTAATATTATGTGTCTATCAATCtacacattcacatttcttcaccttttttatGTGGAGTAGCCTATAGAATCTAAGTTTAAATCTAAGTATAAACAGGTATTTTTATCTCTCCCCAGAGTGTGGAAGAACAGCAAGAGGATGGTCCATCAACTTCTGGTGCACAGATGAACACAgttcagtgattttttttttcagtaaatgCCACAGTTTAATATTGTAGAATTTTAGAACTACATGATGTAACTGTAATCTACTGTATTTTCAGTTGCCAGTTAAGGAGTTATATAGACTTC
This window contains:
- the LOC144406239 gene encoding uncharacterized protein LOC144406239 isoform X1 — its product is MKYKNIIQSANRKKAEARKTGGGPAPPPLTNAEEMALSLNAGRPMAEGIPGGTSSEPVTPEDLSAFIKYSDGKISLLEPPVPTEPQAVDDGDEETVSAATEMPTESVEEQQEDGPSTSGAQMNTLPVKELYRLLLIKKIEKNSKELVYLDRQIQKADLEIEILKLKLEVSAWSQVNSKY
- the LOC144406239 gene encoding uncharacterized protein LOC144406239 isoform X2, which codes for MKYKNIIQSANRKKAEARKTGGGPAPPPLTNAEEMALSLNAGRPMAEGIPGGTSSEPVTPEDLSAFIKYSDGKISLLEPPVPTEPQAVDDGDEETVSAATEMPTESVEEQQEDGPSTSGAQMNTVQ